The genomic DNA cttttttttgttttataatccATCTCCATTGTCACGACGTCTACATTTCTTTTCCAGAAAAGTTGCAGATTTTATTCACCCCTTTCTCTGCTTTACTGTAATTCACTTTCCTCTCTATTCCTCACTGTCATTTTCTTCCTTTCCCTGTCACACAGATCCCAGTAGGCGAGACCATTGTTTGCAACGGTCTTCACTCTCCTTCCATCTGCCAGTCACCTGGTAAGTCAAATAGCatgtaaccctaacctttaactgtgaacaacaataataataataataataaatcaacaaaTAGTGTATTAATtcaatgtatatataaaaagccTGCTGGGGGTTTAGGAAGTTGTTGCAACTGAATGTCTTTGTTGAATGGATTCACTTTTAAttgttgatgttgtgttttccaGCTGTGAGTGTGAAGTCTGTGTCCAGTCAACGGAGAACAAGGTCAGACGTGGAGGAGGAGACACTGCAGGTAAAAGAGCATTAAGAGCAACATGCCTCATCTTACACTGATTTTACTCCAACCTTGACTCCCTGCAGACACGGCTGGTTTTAAGTGTGTTAAACAATTGATGATACAAAATATGATCATATTAGGTGTACTTGATTTCAATTTGCTCATCTAGACTCTTTCCAACATTTCAACAGATTCCCCGTATATAATCCGTATATAATACACGACTTACCGTGAAAATAActacttaaaataaaagattgtgATGGTGTCACACAAGGTGTCTttgaaaaacaagcagaaatGCAGCATCATGGATGCCAATTGCCAGTAAACAAAACGTCAATGCTGTAACTTTACCAAATGAATTTGTTCTCGTTTTCTCTCAGCCATTAAATGGAGGTCCCAGGAGGGTTTTGTTCCGCACCCAGCCAGATGTGCTGTTCCTCACCTTGCAGGATGAGATGGCACCCACCACCCCTTCTCCTTCagacactgaagaagaagaagaagaagatgaagaggatgatCCGAGTTATTCACAAACATTACAGAACAAAAGAATGCATCACAGAGAAAGGACAGAACACCGGTAGAAGACGCGATGTTGAATCAGATGTAATTATTTGATGTTGTAATGTGCCTTTTTGATTTACAACATCTGTTGTATGTCTGTCTTTGGCATCATCTCTCCAAACAGGAACCAGTTAGAGGATCCTCTGTCATATcgcagacagagaaacagaaaagcagAAGAGGAGCTGCATCACATATCCGAAAATCTGTCCCATCGACTTGAAGAACTTGATAcggtgctttttttgtttttaaatctagaCACAGGAATGGCTTTGCAGCCATCAGATAATACACTGCATATAGTTAGTTTGCTAATTGAATGTTCTGTTGTTTCCTGTATTTCCTGTAGATGCTTAAACGTGTTCTGGGAGAACCTGGAGAGTCAAGtgaggtcagaggagaggacAAGCAGTCCCaccacagtgacagtgtcatggAGTGTCACAAGAttccaaaacaacacacaggtagagaataaaaatgataacCAAGGGTCATTAAACACATTGTTTGGAATAAATTCTGGGTACATTCGCTTCAGCCTTGATTCGTTTGGTTAGACTGAACTATTGAGCATTTCTGGCCATGGTGCTGTGTGTTTGGGTTAGTGTGAACACGATCTGAAATTTCCAATTTATTAATAAATTGGAGTATCAAGAGACGCATTAAAAAGCACCTGCTGCgttatttaaaagtaaagatATTTATAGACGTCAGCTTAGTGTTGATGATCAGAAAGACAAACGCTCATTTGACCACATCGTTCTCATTTGTGTACATGACTGACGTACATCTTCatagaaaataatgtatttcaAGATGTGAACCGTGCTCAAGTTTTTAGGCTGCTTGAGGTTTTGCCTATGTGACTGTAAAAGTAGAATCAGGTTAAAAAAGAATGAACGTATCTGAATTGTAACAGCAGGAACACTGGACGTTGAGTCAACTCAGCGGACACGCTCCCTGTCCCCCTCCCCTCCACGGGTCCGCTGCTCCCAGCAGGAACAGTTGGAGAATGCGATGGCAGAAGCCCTGAGCCTGGATGATGGACGGCAGACAAACCTCGCACTCTCTGAGCATTCAAGGCGAGGAGAGGCACGACACAGACTgtctcacagaaaacacagcaaggTAAATGTCGTAACTGTCGTTTTGGTTAGTATGAGTATACAGACACAATCATTGAAGTTCCTGTATAACAGCATGTGAAAATAGCATTTAGGAATGGCTTCCTCCTTTCTAACAACTGACTGTAATTTGCAGAATGCTTAATAGTTTTTAGTGCTACACTGATGCATAACAGGAAGATTATGAAGCAATCTGCACCTGcttgtaaataataatacactttaaGTATTCAAAAAGGGTTTTCACTGcctaaaatgttgtttaaagtTGCAGTTGATATATTTTTCtgtacaaaaaatatatatattttcagaaATGCATATTCTATCCTCAGTCTGATATTTTAATGTGCTGTTCCTCATGTCtccttgtctctttttttccagtaTCTGGAGAATAAGGCATGTGAGGAGGAGTTAAAAAGATATGAAGACAAAGAACGAGCAAATTTAGACAAAGAACGTCTCAAAGCTCAGGAAGCTGTAAGTCAAAAATGTGGAGTCTGTTATGCTACTGGTAGCGTGAACTCCTTCCCCCGTTTAAATGAATGATATTCGCTTTTACCCTTGAAGAGAAGACTCATTTGATGAAGGCAAACATTTGTTcagaaaaatgcaaagtttTAATGCATTTACAGCAAAAATGCTAAATCAGGCATAACAAATGGTGTCCACTGATATTTTACATGACCTGTAAATGCCTGGTTATCCCAAACTTGCCTTGTTGTTAAAACAAGTGATAATCTAAGGGTATTAACTTAACCATCAAAGTTCAAACTTTAACATAACCGCAAATATACAAGACCAACCTTCGGTCCCATCATtcaaatgatcacagaatttgacagagtTAGTTAAGGTACAGAGTGCAGGCTCTTACTGTTATAGTTGAGAAGGGAACatcattcaatcaataaatgtcttcacagagacagatTAACAGAcatgagtgttgtgtgtgtgcaggagcgAGAGTATCGAGAGGCCATACTAAAGGATATTTCCCAAGCCCCCCGGCTGTCCCCAGTTACAAAGAAGACCCAGCACAAGCCACAGCGACATACTCAAACAGCCCCAGTACGCAGGCGGCAGGAGGCCCACAGGAAAGCTCCATCAAGTAAGTCATGTATATTTACCCAACAAAACTTTGGGTCaatatacaaaatatacaaaacatttttcctCTATATTTTgggacaacaaacaacataatggCATGTCTCACCACTAGTGAGTGATGCAATGCTACCAATCAGACTGCAGCAAATTTTCATAATTTTTGTCCTCAAAACGTAACATAAATCTGAAACTTGTTTCAATATCAACTACATATATGTGTTAGTGGCATCCAGGACTGAGCCACGACTGTGCCACGACTGTTCCTTGTTTCACCAGTGGGCCGTGGGTTTCACACACTTATCGGGCTGTGACGACTGAGCCTCGTCCTCTGAAGGTGACGACTGAGCGTCGTCCTCTAAAGGCACCTTGTTCTTTGGCCGACGTTTCCTCTTTGGTGCCCTCTGAAATTTTGTGTCTTTAGCTTCAGGCTGGTTGACCCACTTGCGCTGATAATCACAGTAATAACAGCTCTGGTAGACGGCGAAATAAGGACGGCGATTGAATTTGCGGCAGCGGCACTTTCTGTCGCACGCTGGGCAGTTACTCATCAGCTGCAGGATGGCCTCCTCGTCAACAATGTACTGTGCAGTTTGTCTGCAATGGATCAGAAAAGATTTTTACAAATTATAACAAAACTATGGTGGTTTGGTGCAACGTTATCAAATGAATTTTAACAACATACTCAGTCTCACAACTGTCTGCATCATTTTAATCT from Solea solea chromosome 10, fSolSol10.1, whole genome shotgun sequence includes the following:
- the LOC131467166 gene encoding uncharacterized protein LOC131467166 isoform X2; protein product: MWLVVMNVAADTPRSALRQLRVCSAHFSEEDYREPRANERDRHVLKTSAVPNSRMQVNLSDMPQETLRSTGNQVNSEMFPRTTEKQTAQYIVDEEAILQLMSNCPACDRKCRCRKFNRRPYFAVYQSCYYCDYQRKWVNQPEAKDTKFQRAPKRKRRPKNKVPLEDDAQSSPSEDEAQSSQPDKCVKPTAHW